One Gadus chalcogrammus isolate NIFS_2021 chromosome 22, NIFS_Gcha_1.0, whole genome shotgun sequence genomic window carries:
- the LOC130375627 gene encoding major histocompatibility complex class I-related gene protein-like produces the protein MKALTGLLLLVFGHGVSSVLYSLHYFYTASSGLSTFPEFVAVGMLDGVQIGYYDSNIQGIVLTQDWMERYIRDDPEVLERSTGIAQGDQQGFKANIGILKKNFNQTGGTHLYQNMFGCEWDDEDDSTDGYEQYGYDGEDYMAFDLKTLTWVAAVPQAVSTKQRWDEDKARFQYLKYYYTKECVGGLKKALAYGKSTLQRTERPRVSLLQRSPSSPVVCHATGFYPDRVVVFWRRDGQELHEQVDPGEVLPNHDGTFQVSVDLNLTAVPQEDWGRYECVVQLKGIEDISTPLDPALIRTNGGKTGVEGDGGGEHMSHHLHLTSSQPLPGVPGHC, from the exons ATGAAGGCGCTAacggggctgctgctgttggtcttTGGTCACGGTGTGTCCTCAG tccTTTACTCTCTGCATTATTTCTACACGGCGTCGTCTGGACTCTCAACCTTCCCagagtttgttgctgttgggaTGCTGGATGGAGTTCAGATTGGATACTATGACAGCAACATCCAGGGAATAGTCCTCACACAGGACTGGATGGAGCGGTATATCAGAGATGACCCCGAAGTCCTGGAGAGGAGCACTGGAATAGCTCAGGGTGACCAGCAGGGCTTCAAAGCCAACATTGGGATTCTGAAGAAGAACTTTAACCAGACAGGAG gtaccCACTTATATCAGAACATGTTTGGTTGTGAgtgggatgatgaggatgattctACTGATGGTTATGAGCAGTATGGTTATGATGGAGAGGACTACATGGCGTTCGACCTGAAGACCCTGACCTGGGTCGCTGCAGTACCTCAGGCTGTCAGCACCAAACAGAGATGGGATGAGGATAAAGCTAGATTCCAATACCTGAAGTACTACTACACCAAGGAGTGTGTTGGTGGGCTGAAGAAGGCCCTGGCCTATGGGAAGAGCACTCTGCAGAGAACAG agcgTCCACGGGTGTCTCTGCTCCAgaggagcccctcctccccagtggtgtgccatgctacaggcttctaccctgacagggtggtggtgttctggaggagagacggccaGGAGCTCCATGAGCAGGTGGACCCCGGGGAGGTCCTCCCCAACCACGACGGGACCTTCCAGGTCAGCGTGGACCTCAACCTCACGGCCGTCCCAcaggaggactgggggaggtACGAGTGTGTGGTCCAGCTGAAAGGCATCGAGGacatctccacccccctggaccccgccctCATCAGGACCAACGGGGGTAAGACTGGTGTtgaaggggatggagggggggaacacatgtctcaccacctccacctgacctcatcacaaccactgccaggtgtacctggacactgctga